One genomic window of Gemmatimonadota bacterium includes the following:
- a CDS encoding phenylalanine--tRNA ligase subunit beta: MKISRRWLEAFLRQPLDAKDIAARLGMLGAPVDAIEPIGADLTPFVVALVTDVRPHPNADKLRVTTVDDGSGTIFQVVCGAPNVTAGKKYPFARLGTVMPGGMLIEKRKLRGEASEGMLCSARELGLGQDHDGLMTLDTDAAPGTRLLEILHDSGDDRLDVDVTPNRPDLLGHKGVARELAASYGVPYRLPEVPGEVELDLPVPGRYTDQVQVGGVKLAIADHGCGRFFAAVIRGVKVGPSPAWLQQRLEGAGVRSINNVVDVTNYVMLELNQPMHAYDAATLRGPALIVRGAREGESLVTLDGVTRTVAAGSLMIADAERAIGIAGVMGGHDTEVTDATTDIFLECAWFDPSRVRAARRAANLSTDASQRFERGTDRWGAVDAFRRAIRMLVTVAGGTLDGPTVDVFPVPSHPPRIFLRPARVAQVLGVELAWGTIEKQLVKMGATVVAKPEDGRMAVDVPGWRPDVTTEIDLIEEVARLYGYDQLPTDLRGFRPGTRQDDAAWGTAARIRRGLAASGFSEVMTLPMVAAGGADAVRLLNPLSAEQGMLRDALLPALVQQVEANWALQTGDVRLFEVGTVFAKGPAGDRPAEAMHAAFVLTGARHPMHWTDGGKAPQWDRWDARARFEQLVALAHPAAGVQVEEGRWVARGPDGAVVGHCGPLVADAPPWAAPLFGGEITVTQAVAAALPFIPVPAFPAATRDLALLVPDACAVEAVTTLLLQRGQRHALASVAVVDEYRGKNLPDGRRSVAVRLVFRAADRTLTDADVEQAMGRLRTSLERELDVTVRTS, encoded by the coding sequence ATGAAGATCTCGCGCCGCTGGCTGGAGGCCTTCCTCCGCCAGCCTCTCGACGCCAAGGACATTGCCGCCCGCCTCGGCATGCTCGGCGCGCCGGTCGACGCGATCGAACCGATCGGTGCCGACCTCACGCCGTTCGTCGTGGCACTCGTCACCGACGTGCGCCCGCACCCGAACGCCGACAAGCTCCGCGTCACGACGGTCGATGATGGCAGTGGGACGATCTTCCAGGTGGTTTGCGGCGCCCCGAATGTGACGGCCGGAAAGAAGTACCCGTTCGCACGCCTCGGCACCGTGATGCCTGGTGGCATGCTGATCGAGAAGCGGAAGCTGCGCGGCGAGGCCTCCGAGGGGATGCTCTGCTCGGCGCGCGAGCTCGGCCTCGGCCAGGATCACGACGGCCTCATGACGCTCGACACGGACGCGGCCCCGGGGACGCGGTTGCTCGAGATCCTGCACGACAGCGGCGACGATCGCCTCGACGTCGACGTGACGCCGAACCGCCCCGACCTGCTCGGCCACAAGGGCGTCGCGCGCGAACTCGCCGCGTCGTACGGCGTGCCCTATCGGTTGCCCGAAGTGCCCGGCGAGGTGGAGCTCGACTTGCCGGTGCCGGGCCGCTATACCGACCAGGTGCAGGTCGGCGGCGTGAAGCTCGCGATCGCCGACCATGGCTGTGGTCGCTTCTTCGCCGCCGTGATTCGGGGCGTGAAGGTTGGCCCCTCGCCGGCGTGGCTGCAGCAGCGGCTCGAAGGCGCGGGCGTCCGCTCCATCAACAACGTCGTCGACGTCACCAACTATGTCATGCTCGAGCTCAACCAGCCGATGCATGCCTATGACGCCGCGACGCTGCGCGGTCCGGCGTTGATCGTGCGCGGAGCGCGTGAGGGGGAGTCGCTGGTCACCCTCGATGGCGTCACCCGCACGGTGGCAGCAGGCTCGCTGATGATCGCCGATGCGGAGCGGGCGATCGGCATCGCCGGCGTGATGGGTGGCCACGACACCGAAGTCACCGATGCCACCACCGACATCTTCCTCGAGTGCGCCTGGTTCGATCCGTCCCGCGTGCGGGCGGCGCGGCGTGCCGCCAACCTCTCGACCGATGCCTCGCAGCGCTTCGAGCGCGGCACCGATCGCTGGGGCGCGGTCGATGCGTTCCGCCGTGCCATTCGGATGTTGGTGACGGTCGCGGGCGGCACGCTCGATGGCCCCACGGTTGATGTCTTCCCGGTGCCGTCGCATCCGCCGCGGATCTTCCTCCGTCCGGCGCGCGTGGCGCAGGTACTCGGGGTTGAGCTGGCGTGGGGCACGATCGAGAAGCAGCTGGTGAAGATGGGCGCCACCGTCGTGGCGAAGCCCGAGGATGGCCGGATGGCGGTCGACGTCCCTGGCTGGCGTCCCGACGTGACGACCGAGATCGACCTGATCGAGGAAGTGGCGCGCCTCTATGGCTACGACCAGCTGCCGACCGACCTGCGTGGCTTCCGCCCCGGCACCCGCCAGGACGATGCGGCCTGGGGAACGGCCGCCCGCATCCGTCGCGGACTCGCGGCGAGCGGCTTCTCCGAGGTCATGACACTGCCCATGGTGGCGGCTGGTGGCGCGGACGCCGTCCGCCTCCTCAACCCGCTCTCGGCGGAGCAGGGGATGCTCCGCGACGCCCTCCTTCCGGCGCTGGTCCAGCAGGTCGAGGCCAACTGGGCCCTCCAGACTGGCGACGTTCGCCTCTTCGAGGTCGGGACCGTCTTCGCGAAGGGGCCGGCCGGTGACCGGCCAGCCGAGGCGATGCACGCGGCGTTCGTCCTGACCGGGGCACGGCACCCGATGCACTGGACCGACGGGGGGAAGGCGCCCCAGTGGGACCGGTGGGATGCCAGAGCCCGGTTCGAACAATTGGTGGCTCTGGCGCATCCGGCGGCTGGGGTCCAAGTTGAAGAGGGGCGGTGGGTTGCCCGGGGTCCGGACGGTGCGGTGGTCGGGCACTGCGGACCGCTCGTTGCCGATGCGCCGCCGTGGGCCGCGCCGCTCTTCGGCGGGGAGATCACGGTGACGCAGGCGGTGGCCGCGGCGCTCCCCTTCATCCCGGTCCCGGCCTTCCCGGCGGCCACCCGCGATTTGGCACTGCTCGTTCCCGATGCCTGCGCCGTCGAGGCGGTGACCACCCTCCTGCTGCAGCGCGGGCAACGCCATGCGCTCGCGTCGGTGGCAGTCGTGGACGAGTACCGAGGCAAGAATCTTCCGGACGGTC